The Xiphophorus hellerii strain 12219 chromosome 5, Xiphophorus_hellerii-4.1, whole genome shotgun sequence genome window below encodes:
- the LOC116720743 gene encoding ovomucoid-like isoform X2, producing the protein MTGRLVLGLLIIRVAAIAAHKCEDNRKAVCADPRIWTCTMNVRPVCGSDGQTYGNECLLCKQMRETKEKILVAKEGHC; encoded by the exons ATGACTGGAAGACTTGTGCTGGGGCTCCTGATCATCCGTGTTGCAGcaa ttgctGCGCACAAGTGTGAGGACAACAGAAAG GCTGTTTGTGCTGATCCAAGGATCTGGACATGCACAATGAATGTGCGCCCTGTGTGTGGAAGCGACGGACAGACTTATGGCAATGAGTGTCTCCTCTGCAAGCAGATGCG TGAAACCAAGGAGAAAATCTTGGTTGCCAAAGAGGGACACTGCTGA